One Saccharomycodes ludwigii strain NBRC 1722 chromosome VI, whole genome shotgun sequence DNA segment encodes these proteins:
- the ADA2 gene encoding chromatin-binding transcription regulator ADA2 (similar to Saccharomyces cerevisiae YDR448W | ADA2 | transcriptional ADAptor), translated as MNKFHCDVCSSDCTNRVRISCAECPEYDLCVQCFSQGLYTGNHRPYHDYRIIETNSYPILCTDWGADEELDLIKGAQTFGLGNWQDVADFIGHRTKEEVGEHYLKYYINSPYYPIPDITKDIRIAQDEFLQRRKERIEDFAKQPLPPIRKQVSSVPSCHEVQGFMPGRLDFETEFENEAEGTVKDMVFEPDDTALNIELKLIILDIYNSRLTSRAEKKRLLFENKLVEYRRLQSIDKRRSKQVKDLYNKIKPFARSMTPEDFEEFSTDILNELQFRIRINQLQEWRRNGITTLEAGQKYERDKQQRLLTLERFGGDIDSIITGSRHQRNTTPGQYSNGGTGITSSISATNNSNGGNGNNNNDSSSTNNISGDTKNSTPNGSVMAEKKKMLTISDIQHSPDYILLSPKEQQLCINLKILAKVYLAIKERIFRELINKGGQIGKEELQALLKIDTVKSDKIFDFFQEQHWL; from the coding sequence atgaataaatttcATTGCGACGTATGTTCTTCTGATTGTACCAACAGGGTTAGAATATCCTGTGCTGAATGTCCAGAATACGATTTATGTGTTCAATGTTTTTCTCAAGGTTTATACACAGGAAACCATAGACCGTATCATGATTATAGAATAATAGAAACAAATTCATATCCAATTCTATGTACGGATTGGGGTGCAGATGAAGAATTGGATCTAATAAAGGGCGCACAAACTTTCGGTTTAGGTAATTGGCAAGATGTAGCTGATTTTATAGGACATAGAACGAAAGAAGAAGTTGGGGAGCATTATCTTAAATATTACATTAATAGTCCCTATTATCCAATTCCGGACATCACAAAAGACATACGGATCGCTCAAGACGAGTTTTTACAAAGAAGGAAGGAGAGAATTGAAGATTTTGCCAAGCAGCCCTTGCCCCCAATAAGAAAACAAGTGTCATCTGTTCCAAGTTGTCATGAAGTGCAAGGTTTCATGCCTGGTAGACTAGATTTCGAAAcagaatttgaaaatgaagcAGAAGGAACGGTTAAAGATATGGTCTTTGAGCCTGATGATACTGCACTGAATATTGAACTGAAATTAATCATCTTGGATATTTACAATTCAAGGTTAACTTCAAGggcagaaaaaaaaagactactttttgaaaataagtTAGTAGAATATCGCAGACTACAAAGCATTGATAAAAGGAGATCAAAACAAGTGAAAGAcctatataataaaataaagccATTTGCTCGTTCAATGACCCCAGAAGATTTTGAGGAATTTAGCACCGATATATTGAATGAATTGCAATTCCGTATAAGGATAAATCAACTTCAAGAGTGGAGAAGGAACGGAATAACGACACTGGAAGCTGGTCAAAAATACGAGCGGGATAAGCAACAAAGATTATTAACTTTAGAACGATTTGGTGGAGATATTGATTCAATTATTACTGGTTCAAGACATCAAAGGAATACAACGCCCGGACAATACAGCAATGGTGGTACTGGTATTACCAGCAGCATTAGTGCTACTAACAATAGTAATGGCGgtaatggtaataacaataatgatagcagcagtactaataatatttctgGTGATACTAAAAATAGTACTCCTAATGGTAGTGTCATGgcagaaaagaaaaaaatgttaacgATAAGTGATATCCAGCATTCTCcagattatattttattatcaccaAAGGAGCAACAATTGtgtataaatttaaaaatattagccAAAGTTTATTTAGCCATCAAGGAGAGGATATTTAGAGAATTAATTAACAAGGGGGGGCAAATAGGGAAAGAAGAGCTGCAGGCCTTATTAAAGATAGACACTGTGAAAagtgataaaatatttgatttttttcaagaaCAGCATTGGTTATGA
- the RPS18A gene encoding 40S ribosomal protein uS13 (similar to Saccharomyces cerevisiae YML026C | RPS18B | Ribosomal Protein of the Small subunit (paralog of YDR450W | RPS18A)) codes for MTLVIQEKGSFQHILRLLNTNVDGNIKIVYALTTIRGVGRRYANLVCKKADVSLNKRAGELTQEELERIVQIMQNPTQYKVPAWFLNRQKDINDGKDYHNLANGLESKLRDDLERLKKIRAHRGIRHYWGLRVRGQHTKTTGRKKA; via the exons ATGACTTTAGTTATTCAAGAAAAGGGTTCCTTTCAACACATTTTGCG tTTATTGAATACCAACGTTGACGGTAACATCAAGATTGTCTACGCTTTGACCACTATCAGAGGTGTCGGTCGTCGTTATGCCAACTTGGTCTGCAAAAAGGCTGATGTTAGTTTGAACAAGAGAGCTGGTGAATTGACTCAAGAAGAATTGGAAAGAATTGTTCAAATCATGCAAAACCCAACTCAATATAAAGTCCCAGCTTGGTTTTTGAATCGTCAAAAAGATATCAACGACGGTAAGGATTACCACAACTTGGCCAACGGTTTAGAATCCAAATTGAGAGATGACTTGGAAAgattaaagaaaatcagAGCCCACAGAGGTATTAGACATTACTGGGGTTTGCGTGTCAGAGGTCAACACACCAAGACCACTGGTAGAAAGAAGGCTTAA
- the TSA2 gene encoding thioredoxin peroxidase TSA2 (similar to Saccharomyces cerevisiae YML028W | TSA1 | Thiol-Specific Antioxidant (paralog of YDR453C | TSA2)), whose translation MVAQVQKPAPAFKKTAVVNGVFEEVSLDQYKGKYVLLSFIPLAFTFVCPTEIIAYSEAAKKFRALGVEVLFASTDSEYSLLAWTNVPRKDGGLGSIDIPLLADTNHSLSKDYGVLIPEAGVALRGSFLIDPHGIVRQITVNDLPVGRDVNESLRLVEAFKWTDEHGTVLPCNWTPGKATIKPDVEGSKEYFESAN comes from the coding sequence ATGGTCGCCCAAGTTCAAAAACCTGCTCCAGCCTTCAAGAAAACCGCTGTCGTCAACGGTGTCTTCGAAGAAGTCTCCTTAGATCAATACAAGGGTAAATACGTTTTATTGTCCTTTATCCCATTGGCTTTCACCTTTGTTTGCCCAACAGAAATCATTGCTTACTCTGAAGCTGCCAAGAAATTTAGAGCATTGGGTGTTGAAGTCTTGTTTGCTTCCACTGATTCTGAATATTCTTTATTGGCCTGGACTAACGTTCCAAGAAAAGATGGTGGTTTAGGTTCTATTGATATTCCTTTATTAGCTGACACCAACCACTCCTTGTCTAAAGATTACGGTGTTTTGATCCCAGAAGCTGGTGTTGCTTTGAGAGGTAGTTTCTTAATTGACCCACACGGAATTGTTAGACAAATCACTGTCAATGACTTACCAGTTGGTAGAGATGTCAATGAAAGTTTACGTTTAGTTGAAGCTTTCAAGTGGACTGATGAACATGGTACTGTTTTGCCATGTAACTGGACCCCAGGTAAAGCTACCATCAAGCCAGATGTTGAAGGCTCCAAGGAATACTTTGAATCCGCCAATTGA
- the YML6 gene encoding mitochondrial 54S ribosomal protein uL4m (similar to Saccharomyces cerevisiae YML025C | YML6 | mitochondrial ribosomal protein of the large subunit) produces the protein MYHSSNIVKVLRCSKSLSSKALSNAAEPAKYTLATVRAFPSLEPLTFAPVPTSVLGSPLRRDILWRAVVYENDNKRVGSSNPPGRSENGYSRRKLLPQKGSGRARAGDANSPTRHNGARAHARTAPNDYSTALPSKVYSLAYNVALSHQYRQGNLFVIGGNNELCGVHKNDLNELELVKDPENTGELIFEKFLKEYDLEKKKNLLFIVDGVKEGLLYNTEKFAEKIDIISKEFVDVNDILKAQRVFIELSALEYLAVINAVESFE, from the coding sequence ATGTATCATTCAAGTAACATAGTCAAAGTTTTAAGATGTTCCAAAAGTTTGAGTTCTAAAGCTCTATCAAATGCTGCCGAACCAGCCAAATATACTTTAGCCACGGTCCGTGCTTTTCCATCTTTAGAACCTTTAACGTTTGCTCCTGTTCCAACAAGTGTTTTAGGTTCTCCACTAAGGAGAGATATTTTATGGCGTGCAGTCGTCTATGAAAACGATAATAAGCGTGTGGGTTCTTCAAATCCACCAGGAAGAAGCGAAAATGGTTATTCTAGAAGAAAATTATTGCCACAGAAGGGCTCAGGTAGAGCTCGTGCTGGTGATGCCAATTCTCCAACCAGACATAACGGTGCTAGAGCCCATGCTAGAACAGCACCTAACGATTACAGTACTGCTTTACCGTCTAAAGTCTACTCACTAGCTTACAATGTTGCATTAAGCCATCAATATAGACAAGGCAATTTATTTGTAATTGGTGGAAATAATGAGTTATGTGGTGTTCACAAAAATGATCTAAATGAACTGGAACTGGTAAAAGATCCTGAAAATACAGGCGAgttaatatttgaaaaatttttgaaagaatATGAccttgaaaaaaagaaaaacttatTGTTTATAGTAGATGGGGTAAAAGAAGGTTTACTATACAATACAGAGAAATTTGCCGAAAAAATTGACATTATATCCAAGGAATTTGTTGATGTTAACGATATATTGAAAGCTCAAAGAGTTTTTATTGAGTTATCTGCATTAGAATATTTGGCTGTTATCAATGCCGTAGAATCTTTTGAATAA
- the YHP1 gene encoding Yhp1p (similar to Saccharomyces cerevisiae YML027W | YOX1 | Yeast homeobOX (paralog of YDR451C | YHP1)) — protein MTENQERLPPISALLLHQSTLTLSSTTSPSYHNITTNNTSTINSNLKIFNKNGTITLPLPGNNTSKNTSILDTADTVCYNNKYGLVSGTPLSTTNTAINNNNNNNNNYYHPHNHKNYYPETPLKNKINNTLSIDIASINKLNVLQDTLSAGFNKENNNSRTTFTTNKLEFQLHNDNNATVHHKNSPTTNMLNIHKKRSISNVTSSIISESPAYERKFVTSFVPAEATTITTKTASASASSSSSSASTPNSSSSSKTVQTFAFISHSQDTFPSDEPSIDNAQLARRKRRRTSKQELSILETEFNNNPTPTKDKRHEIALKCNMSEQSVQIWFQNKRQNVKKRKLKLKKQDAFITSNSNNSKKKRSIIILKNNHKNIASSFQNINGNINKDNETCSEGSSTHTSPIGTPKILGVETTKNGIVNNNSHISDITTGSLYTSFSVNSNISPLLNTPLKYDTKVLSFINESSATTPSINSSTTAVVNKNSINQ, from the coding sequence ATGACAGAAAACCAGGAAAGACTACCTCCGATCTCAGCTTTACTTTTGCATCAGTCGACACTAACATTATCATCCACGACATCTCCATCATATCATAACATAACCACAAATAACACCAGCACTATAAAtagtaatttaaaaatttttaataagaaTGGAACTATAACATTACCTTTACCAGGTAACAATACTAGTAAGAATACTTCTATATTAGACACAGCTGATACTGTGtgttataataacaaatatggCTTGGTATCAGGCACTCCTTTGAGTACTACTAATACtgctattaataataataataataataataataattactATCATCCTCATAATcacaaaaattattatcctGAAACACCTTTgaagaataaaattaataacacTTTAAGTATAGATATTGCTAGCATAAATAAACTTAATGTGTTACAAGATACTCTTAGTGCTGGGttcaataaagaaaataataatagcaggACTACATTTACCACAAATAAATTAGAATTTCAGCTACataatgacaataatgCAACTGTCCATCATAAAAACTCTCCTACTACTAATATGTTGAATattcataaaaaaagatcaatATCTAATGTTACTTCTTCTATAATTTCCGAGTCTCCAGCGTATGAAAGGAAATTCGTTACCTCCTTTGTTCCAGCAGAAGCAACGAcgataacaacaaaaacagcATCAGCATCagcatcatcatcatcatcatctgcATCCACCCCTAactcttcttcctcttcaaAAACAGTTCAAACTTTTGCATTTATTTCTCATTCGCAAGACACTTTCCCATCTGATGAACCTTCTATTGATAATGCACAGTTAGCTaggagaaaaagaaggagaaCTTCCAAACAAGAATTAAGTATTTTAGAAACagaatttaataataatcccACTCCAACTAAGGACAAAAGACATGAAATAGCCTTGAAATGTAATATGTCCGAGCAGAGTGTACAAATTTGGttccaaaataaaagacaaaatgtgaaaaagaggaaattAAAGCTAAAAAAGCAAGATGCATTTATCACTAGTAATAGCaacaatagtaaaaaaaagagaagtataataattctaaaGAATAATCACAAAAATATTGCCTCTTCTTTCCAAAACATCAATGGAAACATAAATAAGGATAATGAAACATGCTCCGAAGGGTCCTCTACTCATACTTCTCCAATAGGAACCCCCAAAATATTAGGCGTTGAAACTACAAAGAACGGTATTGTTAACAATAACAGTCATATTTCGGATATAACCACTGGTTCATTGTATACAAGCTTTTCTGTCAATAGTAACATTTCTCCTTTGTTAAATACGCCATTGAAATATGATACTAAAgtattatcttttattaatgaaagCAGTGCTACTACTCCCTCTATTAATTCTTCAACCACTGCTGTTGTCAACAAAAATTctataaatcaataa
- the RPS17B gene encoding 40S ribosomal protein eS17 (similar to Saccharomyces cerevisiae YDR447C | RPS17B | Ribosomal Protein of the Small subunit (paralog of YML024W | RPS17A) | uncharacterized intron close to the beginning of the gene): GRVRTKTVKRASKALIEKYYPKLTLDFQTNKRLCDEIAAIQSKRLRNKIAGYTTHLMKRIQKGPVRGISFKLQEEERERKDQFVPDVSALDLSHSNGVLNVDKQTAEMVKSLGLKLPLSVSEVSSVRDRRFRRRN; this comes from the coding sequence gGTAGAGTTAGAACAAAGACCGTCAAGCGTGCTTCTAAAGCTttgattgaaaaatattatccaaAATTGACTTTGGATTTTCAAACTAACAAAAGATTGTGTGATGAAATTGCCGCCATCCAATCTAAAAGATTAAGAAACAAGATTGCTGGTTACACTACCCATTTGATGAAAAGAATCCAAAAGGGTCCAGTTAGAGGTATTTCTTTCAAGTTGCAAGAAGAAGAACGTGAAAGAAAGGATCAATTTGTTCCAGATGTTTCTGCTTTAGACTTGTCCCACTCCAACGGTGTTTTGAATGTTGACAAACAAACCGCTGAAATGGTTAAATCTTTAGGTTTGAAATTGCCATTATCTGTTTCTGAGGTTTCTTCTGTTAGAGACAGACGttttagaagaagaaactaa
- the ECM11 gene encoding Ecm11p (similar to Saccharomyces cerevisiae YDR446W | ECM11 | ExtraCellular Mutant) → MVEVKKETNYDNDPSVANSIANTLNNKVLIDEKRPINSLLTTASKKPLNSKVEQTNRRLSISTISTQSSKGHTVSPHFLMKNKKRKKNHSVNVNTSSLNNSSFVLNSSVDMNDSSNSITVKSEPINIHNNNNTFSKTAKIGFNNMSETPTGNVRKKILTNWNTTISNDKALPRTIEKNAEQKTCENNNNHTPTLTTTTIAAADPIPGTNKYSNEISNDDSIKYKRAKLTDFFLAQPSLDTEINMDPTVLSYDFSQSFDCNATTNMMAPNSPTTKKSKNKFSQINNKSKYNYDSALIALDSNIDSSAINNDTSNNSLVGLKEQKIVLPKVIPGPYKELNFLLYQEGEEEEEVTDTDSFYRKIFEEIESPDEKNLCLNYSKMTICEWYSKGLEFNEQHRDILKKLAMARIKLSYRFKTITDLINERAHSLNRHGALIDEKLVKVQQLGNEILDII, encoded by the coding sequence atggtgGAAGTgaagaaagaaacaaaCTATGATAATGATCCAAGTGTAGCAAACTCAATAGCTAATACACTTAACAATAAAGTACTTATTGATGAAAAACGACCAATTAATTCATTGTTAACCACAGCGTCAAAAAAACCACTAAACTCCAAGGTTGAGCAAACTAACCGAAGACTATCTATTTCGACAATTTCCACACAATCAAGTAAAGGACATACAGTTAGTCCACATTTTctgatgaaaaataaaaaaagaaagaaaaatcatAGTGTCAATGTTAACACTAGTTCCCTAAATAATTCCAGTTTTGTCCTTAATTCGTCTGTAGATATGAATGATAGCTCTAACAGCATAACTGTTAAAAGTGAGCCTATTAATATacataataacaataatactttTAGCAAAACGGCAAAAATaggttttaataatatgagCGAAACACCAACCGGTAACgtaaggaaaaaaattctaaCAAATTGGAATACTACCATTTCAAATGATAAGGCCCTCCCACGtacaattgaaaaaaatgctgaacaaaaaacatgtgaaaataacaataatcatACGCCTACCCTTACTACCACCACTATAGCTGCCGCCGATCCTATTCCTGGTACTAACAAATACAGCAATGAAATTAGTAATGATGACAGTATAAAATACAAGCGAGCAAAATTAactgatttttttttggcacAACCATCTTTGGACACAGAAATAAATATGGATCCAACTGTACTATCTTATGATTTTTCTCAATCCTTTGATTGTAATGCTACCACAAATATGATGGCTCCGAACTcaccaacaacaaaaaaatccaaaaacaaatttagtcaaattaacaataaaagtaaatataaCTACGATTCTGCTCTAATAGCACTTGACTCAAATATCGATTCTTCCGCAATAAATAACGATACCAGTAATAACAGCTTAGTCGGTCTGAAAGAGCAGAAGATAGTTCTGCCAAAGGTAATTCCGGGTCCTTATAAagaattgaattttttattgtacCAGGAAggagaagaggaagaagaagttACTGACACGGACAGTTTTTATCGGAAAATATTTGAGGAAATTGAATCTCCAGATGAGAAGAATTTATGTTTAAATTACTCTAAAATGACAATATGTGAATGGTATTCTAAAGGTTTAGAATTTAACGAGCAACATAGGgacattttgaaaaaacttGCAATGGCTCGAATTAAACTAAGTTATAGGTTTAAGACAATTACCGATTTGATAAATGAAAGGGCACACAGTTTGAATAGACATGGTGCATTAATAGATGAAAAATTGGTCAAAGTTCAACAGCTTGGTAATGAAATTTTAGACATAATCTAA
- the PPN1 gene encoding endopolyphosphatase (similar to Saccharomyces cerevisiae YDR452W | PPN1 | dual endo- and exopolyphosphatase with a role in phosphate metabolism): protein MLKEKEKQICGRIEEGRGDTVVVNKKCNSATKKFNNKRIFISLLLLLVVVVIVLPTSSIWNLQYNKNLPLCFKKLLCQKSISLKSTNASDVTTSTRRKLRGKFLHITDIHPDPLYKEGSSIKTACHRFTKKSGANDDDDFASLFTDPMVGCDSSLELMYHTMDWVVDNLKDEIDFVIWTGDNIRHDNDRKNPRTESSIFDLNTQLSDMFYDSFKKVPPTFDPMDMDVKVIPSIGNNDVYPHNMFAIGPTLQTREFYNIWNKYIPQEQQRSFNRFVSFFEEVIPGKLAVLSINTLYLYKANPLVDNCNQKSEPGYQLILWLGYVLQEMRERNIKVWLSGHVPPIEKNFETTCFHKFSAWIYEYRDIIIGGVYGHMNIDHFIPIDGKNSREEIQIYEEELSRLYDMDVDDDTDSSDARIMGAAPVNKVNYMRKIKKLYKDLDKSFHQGDGDDDEYCSKFSIVTIAGSVIPTFNPSFRVWEYNISGLNSEENILNSGKSWESFFDELEIKLQQDLMPDKDEDVVDILKKKKKKKPDKSIPPKMPSSLELGPAYKPQLFSPTGFTQYFADLNTINKNYYKFIDKDGLSKDEAAKKAFNYEIEYTSMDEDFPMDSLLVKDYIKYMHDLLQHKKRWKAYVHRAFISTDYENLDM from the coding sequence AtgttgaaagaaaaagagaagcAAATTTGTGGAAGAATTGAAGAGGGCCGGGGAGATACCGTGGTagtcaataaaaaatgtaatTCTGCtactaaaaaatttaataataagagGATTTTCATATcacttttgttgttattagtagtgGTGGTAATAGTACTACCAACATCATCAATATGGAATTTGcaatacaataaaaatttgcCCTTATGCTTTAAGAAATTGTTGTGTCAAAAATCAAtatctttaaaatcaaCTAATGCCAGTGATGTTACCACCTCTACTCGTCGAAAATTAAGGGGGAAATTTTTACACATAACAGATATACATCCGGATCCCTTGTATAAAGAAGGCTCTTCAATTAAAACTGCCTGTCATAGATTTACCAAAAAGAGTGGTgctaatgatgatgatgactTTGCTTCCTTATTTACGGATCCAATGGTTGGCTGTGATTCCTCCTTAGAATTAATGTACCATACAATGGATTGGGTAGTTGATAATCTTAAAGACGAAATTGATTTTGTAATTTGGACAGGTGATAACATAAGGCACGATAATGATCGTAAAAACCCAAGAACTGAGAGTAGTATTTTTGACTTGAACACGCAATTAAGCGACATGTTTTATGATagctttaaaaaagttcCACCCACATTTGACCCCATGGACATGGATGTCAAAGTTATTCCCAGTATAGGTAATAATGATGTTTATCCTCATAACATGTTTGCTATTGGACCCACTTTACAAACCAGAGAATTTTATAACATTtggaataaatatattccaCAAGAACAACAAAGGTCATTTAATAGATTTGTGTCCTTTTTTGAAGAAGTTATACCAGGTAAATTAGCAGTGTTATCCATAAACACCCTATATTTGTACAAAGCCAACCCTTTGGTTGACAATTGTAACCAAAAAAGCGAACCTGGCTATCAATTGATTTTATGGTTAGGTTATGTGTTACAAGAAATGAGAGAGAGAAACATCAAAGTTTGGTTAAGTGGGCATGTACCGCCAATAGAAAAGAATTTTGAGACCACTTGTTTCCATAAATTTTCTGCCTGGATCTATGAATATAGAGATATCATTATTGGAGGTGTTTATGGTCACATGAATATAGATCATTTCATACCCATTGATGGAAAAAATTCACGTGAGGAGATCCAGATTTATGAGGAGGAATTATCACGGTTGTATGACATGGatgttgatgatgatacGGATTCTTCTGATGCTAGAATAATGGGTGCTGCTCCTGTCAATAAAGTTAACTATATGaggaaaattaaaaaattatacaaagATTTGGACAAAAGCTTTCATCAAGGTgatggtgatgatgatgaataCTGTAGTAAGTTTAGTATAGTCACTATTGCTGGATCCGTCATTCCTACTTTCAATCCAAGTTTCCGCGTATGGgaatataatatttccGGTTTAAATTCTgaggaaaatattttaaatagtgGAAAATCATGGGAGTCCTTTTTCGATGAGTTGGAAATTAAATTACAACAAGACTTGATGCCTGACAAAGATGAAGATGTAGTAGATAtattaaagaagaagaaaaagaagaaaccAGACAAATCAATTCCACCTAAAATGCCTTCTAGTTTAGAACTAGGTCCAGCTTATAAGCCTCAACTGTTTTCACCAACTGGGTTCACCCAATATTTTGCAGATTTGaatacaataaataaaaattattataaatttatagaTAAAGATGGGTTATCTAAGGACGAAGCAGCGAAAAAAGCCTTCAACTATGAAATTGAATACACTTCGATGGACGAAGATTTTCCAATGGATTCATTGTTGGTCAAAGACTACATTAAATACATGCATGACTTGTTGCAGCATAAGAAACGTTGGAAAGCTTATGTCCATAGGGCATTTATATCTACCGACTATGAGAACCTAGACATGTAA
- the UTP6 gene encoding snoRNA-binding rRNA-processing protein UTP6 (similar to Saccharomyces cerevisiae YDR449C | UTP6 | U Three Protein), with protein sequence MSSKARYYLEQCIPEVDDLVEHGIFNKSEVTSIMKKRTNFEHRLNSRGSSISDYIRYVEFEKNVDKLRLKRIKRILQNSKKYSVSDYSIQHRIDFIFQRGCNKFPQDLRFWSLYLNYLKSRGNKVSYKKIHSVYNQLLRLHPTNVDVWISCAKFEYEVYANFKSCRTVFQNSLRFNPDSSKLWFEYCKFELNFVTKLITRRKVLNLINEREQEMDMLHQEKANVPDDSNEHEDGIKLPSTGDNMKDKLNELPDTDMSMLGNEETNPALRGDIALTIYDLAMKNLRQKFIEKRRGFYAVTDGNFEKELIADVNEYLYTISLDYIKLFDNFKALRRDYLITHVLHYLKTLDTIKSSKEYSSYITFIDITLNIRYMDTPSFNNTELQKSVQKYLVYKSKIKDKELLKLIRVKYSEYLREKYLINMEKDSDPRYSVLAKIINKL encoded by the coding sequence ATGTCTTCCAAAGCAAGGTACTATTTAGAGCAGTGCATCCCTGAAGTCGATGATTTGGTGGAGCATGGTATCTTCAATAAGAGTGAAGTTACCTCAATCATGAAAAAGAGAACAAATTTTGAACATCGTTTAAATAGTAGGGGCTCAAGCATTTCTGATTATATCAGATATGtggaatttgaaaaaaatgttgatAAGTTACGTTTGAAgagaattaaaagaatactacaaaatagcaaaaaatattctgtTTCTGATTACTCCATTCAACATAGAatagattttatttttcagcGGGGTTGTAACAAATTTCCTCAAGATCTACGTTTTTGGTCACtctatttaaattatttaaaaagtaGAGGTAATAAGGTCtcatacaaaaaaattcattctGTTTACAATCAATTGTTAAGATTACATCCAACAAATGTCGATGTTTGGATTAGTTGTGCCAAATTTGAATACGAAGTTTATGCTAATTTCAAAAGTTGCAGAACAGTCTTCCAAAACTCTTTAAGATTTAATCCAGATTCTTCCAAACTTTGGTTTGAATATTGTAAATTTGAATTAAACTTTGTAACCAAATTGATTACTAGaagaaaagttttaaatttaatcaaTGAGAGGGAACAAGAAATGGATATGCTACATCAAGAAAAGGCGAACGTTCCGGATGACAGCAACGAACATGAAGATGGTATTAAGTTACCTTCTACTGGCGACAACATGAAAGATAAGTTGAACGAGTTGCCTGATACCGACATGAGTATGCTAGGTAATGAAGAAACAAATCCAGCTTTGCGTGGTGATATTGCGTTGACAATTTATGATTTGGCTATGAAGAACTTACgtcaaaaatttattgagAAACGTAGGGGATTTTATGCAGTTACAGAtggaaattttgaaaaagaattgatAGCGGATGTTAACGAATATCTATATACCATATCATTGGATTACATTAAACTATTTGACAATTTCAAAGCTTTAAGGAGGGACTATTTAATAACTCATGTTTTACattatttgaaaacttTGGACACCATCAAATCATCGAAAGAATACTCATCTTACATTACATTTATTGATATCACCTTGAATATAAGATATATGGATACACCTTCATTTAACAATACCGAGTTGCAGAAATCtgtacaaaaatatttggtcTATAAATCTAAAATCAAGGATAAAGAGCTGTTAAAGTTAATAAGAGTGAAATACAGTGAATATTTAAGGGAAAAGTATTTGATCAATATGGAAAAAGATTCTGATCCTAGGTATAGTGTCTTGGCAAAAATCATAAACAAATTGTGA